A single region of the Streptomyces sp. NBC_00236 genome encodes:
- a CDS encoding aminopeptidase P family protein, with amino-acid sequence MSEVYAVRRGLLRDRCAAVGSAAALVSRPANVRYLAGGAPPGAVLLLGPDEDVLLCPRPPTGDPADGRTDEQLRVDLLSVTGGDPVVAAADLATAGGAESLAVEEHDLTVARHRAMASVAPKLRLADLGANVEQLRIVKDEEEIGCLRIAAEITDQALGELLESILVGRTERHLALELERRLVDHGADGPAFATSVATGPNSGRGRHRPSDRRVEEGDFLSVCLGANYRGYRVEIGRTFVIGTAPADWQIELYDLVFAAQRAGREALVPGAAYRDVDRAARQVLDSAGHGEGLVPWTGHGVGLEIDEDPQLAPAAMGKLDACVPVTVEPGVHLPGRGGVRIDDTLVVRPEADGGPELLTITTKELLAL; translated from the coding sequence ATGTCAGAGGTGTACGCCGTCCGCCGCGGGCTGCTCCGCGACCGGTGCGCCGCAGTCGGATCCGCGGCCGCCCTGGTCTCCCGCCCCGCCAATGTCCGCTACCTGGCGGGCGGAGCGCCCCCGGGGGCCGTGCTGCTGCTCGGCCCCGACGAGGACGTCCTGCTCTGCCCCCGCCCCCCGACCGGAGATCCGGCCGACGGGCGCACCGACGAACAGCTGCGTGTCGACCTCCTGTCCGTGACCGGCGGTGATCCCGTGGTCGCCGCCGCGGACCTGGCCACCGCGGGCGGGGCGGAGTCCCTGGCCGTCGAGGAGCACGATCTGACCGTCGCCCGGCACCGGGCCATGGCCTCGGTCGCCCCGAAGCTCCGGCTGGCCGACCTCGGTGCCAACGTCGAGCAGTTGCGCATCGTCAAGGACGAGGAGGAGATCGGCTGCCTGCGGATCGCCGCCGAGATCACCGACCAGGCGCTGGGCGAACTTCTCGAATCGATTCTCGTCGGCCGCACGGAGCGGCATCTCGCGCTCGAACTGGAACGCCGGCTGGTGGACCACGGAGCCGACGGGCCCGCCTTCGCGACATCCGTCGCCACCGGCCCCAACTCCGGCCGGGGCCGTCACCGCCCCTCTGACCGACGGGTCGAGGAAGGAGATTTTCTCTCCGTCTGCCTCGGCGCCAACTACCGCGGCTACCGGGTCGAGATCGGCCGCACCTTCGTCATCGGAACGGCTCCGGCCGACTGGCAGATCGAGCTCTACGACCTGGTTTTCGCCGCTCAGCGGGCCGGACGCGAGGCTCTTGTACCCGGCGCCGCCTACCGTGACGTGGACCGTGCGGCCCGCCAGGTACTGGACTCGGCGGGGCACGGTGAGGGCCTCGTACCCTGGACCGGGCACGGGGTGGGGCTCGAAATCGACGAGGACCCGCAGCTGGCACCCGCTGCCATGGGTAAACTGGACGCTTGTGTGCCGGTCACCGTCGAACCGGGGGTCCACCTCCCGGGCCGGGGCGGAGTCCGGATCGATGACACGCTCGTCGTGCGCCCCGAGGCGGACGGCGGACCCGAGCTACTCACCATTACGACCAAGGAGCTGCTCGCGCTCTAG
- the bldD gene encoding transcriptional regulator BldD, whose product MSSEYAKQLGAKLRAIRTQQGLSLHGVEEKSQGRWKAVVVGSYERGDRAVTVQRLAELADFYGVPVQELLPGTTPGGAAEPPPKLVLQLERLAHVPPEKAGPLQRYAATIQSQRGDYNGKVLSIRQDDLRTLAVIYDQSPSVLTEQLISWGVLDADARRAVAHDEG is encoded by the coding sequence ATGTCCAGCGAATACGCAAAACAGCTCGGGGCCAAGCTCCGCGCCATCCGCACCCAGCAGGGCCTCTCCCTCCACGGCGTGGAGGAGAAGTCGCAGGGCCGCTGGAAGGCCGTCGTGGTCGGCTCGTACGAGCGCGGCGACCGCGCCGTCACCGTCCAGCGCCTGGCCGAGCTGGCGGACTTCTACGGGGTCCCCGTGCAGGAGCTCCTGCCCGGCACGACGCCCGGCGGGGCCGCCGAGCCGCCGCCGAAGCTCGTGCTCCAGCTCGAGCGCCTCGCCCACGTCCCGCCGGAGAAGGCCGGACCCCTGCAGCGCTACGCGGCGACGATCCAGAGCCAGCGCGGCGACTACAACGGCAAGGTGCTCTCGATCCGCCAGGACGACCTGCGCACGCTGGCCGTGATCTACGACCAGTCGCCGTCCGTGCTCACGGAGCAGCTGATCAGCTGGGGCGTCCTGGACGCCGACGCGCGCCGCGCGGTCGCTCACGACGAGGGCTGA
- the efp gene encoding elongation factor P — MASTNDLKNGLVLKLDGGQLWSVVEFQHVKPGKGPAFVRTKLKNVLSGKVVDKTFNAGVKVETATIDRRDMQFSYMDGEYFVFMDMDTYDQLMVDRKSVGDAANFLIEGFTASVAQHEGEVLYVELPAAVELTIQHTDPGVQGDRSTGGTKPATLETGYEIGVPLFITTGEKIKVDTRSGDYLGRVNS; from the coding sequence GTGGCTTCCACGAACGACCTCAAGAACGGCCTGGTGCTCAAGCTCGACGGAGGCCAGCTCTGGTCCGTCGTCGAGTTCCAGCACGTCAAGCCCGGCAAGGGCCCGGCCTTCGTGCGCACCAAGCTCAAGAACGTGCTGTCCGGCAAGGTCGTCGACAAGACGTTCAACGCCGGCGTGAAGGTCGAGACGGCCACCATTGACCGGCGCGACATGCAGTTCTCGTACATGGACGGCGAGTACTTCGTCTTCATGGACATGGACACGTACGACCAGCTGATGGTCGACCGCAAGTCCGTCGGCGACGCCGCCAACTTCCTGATCGAGGGCTTCACCGCCTCCGTCGCCCAGCACGAGGGCGAGGTGCTCTACGTCGAGCTGCCGGCCGCCGTCGAGCTGACCATCCAGCACACGGACCCGGGCGTCCAGGGCGACCGGTCCACCGGTGGCACCAAGCCCGCCACGCTGGAGACCGGCTACGAGATCGGTGTTCCGCTCTTCATCACCACCGGTGAGAAGATCAAGGTCGACACCCGCTCGGGCGATTACCTCGGCCGGGTGAACAGCTAA
- the nusB gene encoding transcription antitermination factor NusB, which translates to MAARNTARKRAFQILFEADQRGESVQTVLADWVRHSRSDTRQPPVTEYTMELVEGYAQYADRIDDLIVTYAVDWEIDRMPVVDRNILRLGAYELIWVDATPDAVVIDEAVQIAKEFSTDDSPSFVNGLLARFKDLKPNLRREQ; encoded by the coding sequence GTGGCTGCCCGGAATACGGCCCGCAAGCGAGCCTTCCAGATCCTCTTCGAGGCCGACCAGCGCGGTGAGTCCGTGCAGACGGTCCTCGCGGACTGGGTCCGGCACTCGCGGTCCGACACCCGTCAGCCGCCGGTCACCGAGTACACGATGGAGCTCGTCGAGGGGTACGCGCAGTACGCGGACCGGATCGACGACCTCATCGTCACCTACGCCGTGGACTGGGAGATCGACCGCATGCCGGTCGTCGACCGGAACATCCTGCGGCTCGGTGCGTACGAGCTGATCTGGGTGGACGCGACACCCGACGCGGTGGTGATCGACGAGGCGGTGCAGATCGCCAAGGAGTTCTCCACCGATGACTCCCCGTCCTTCGTGAACGGCCTGCTGGCCCGTTTCAAGGACCTCAAGCCGAACCTGCGCCGGGAGCAGTAG